A single window of Dermacentor albipictus isolate Rhodes 1998 colony chromosome 1, USDA_Dalb.pri_finalv2, whole genome shotgun sequence DNA harbors:
- the LOC139054672 gene encoding glycine-rich protein-like isoform X2, with translation MNAVAILATFALLVAVASAGFVGGCGSLGYGGHVPGYGGHVLGYGGHGFVHGAGFGGHGYGLGHLGYGYGGYGLGHAGHGFGYGYGHHLGYKH, from the exons ATGAACGCCGTT GCTATCCTCGCTACTTTTGCCCTCCTtgtggctgttgccagcgctggctTCGTTGGTGGCTGTGGCAGCCTAGGATATGGCGGACACGTCCCTGGATACGGCGGACACGTTCTTGGATACGGCGGTCATGGCTTTGTCCACGGAGCGGGCTTCGGCGGACACGGTTATGGCCTGGGGCATCTTGGCTACGGCTATGGCGGCTACGGCCTGGGACACGCCGGCCACGGATTTGGCTACGGCTATGGACACCACCTGGGATACAAGCACTAG
- the LOC139054672 gene encoding glycine-rich protein-like isoform X1 gives MGRGNTIDVVSIQAILATFALLVAVASAGFVGGCGSLGYGGHVPGYGGHVLGYGGHGFVHGAGFGGHGYGLGHLGYGYGGYGLGHAGHGFGYGYGHHLGYKH, from the exons atgggtcgaggAAATACCATCGATGTTGTGTCAATTCAG GCTATCCTCGCTACTTTTGCCCTCCTtgtggctgttgccagcgctggctTCGTTGGTGGCTGTGGCAGCCTAGGATATGGCGGACACGTCCCTGGATACGGCGGACACGTTCTTGGATACGGCGGTCATGGCTTTGTCCACGGAGCGGGCTTCGGCGGACACGGTTATGGCCTGGGGCATCTTGGCTACGGCTATGGCGGCTACGGCCTGGGACACGCCGGCCACGGATTTGGCTACGGCTATGGACACCACCTGGGATACAAGCACTAG